From the genome of Spinacia oleracea cultivar Varoflay chromosome 2, BTI_SOV_V1, whole genome shotgun sequence, one region includes:
- the LOC110803653 gene encoding glucan endo-1,3-beta-glucosidase: MDRLTISSLLLILLLPFLSLSEGGSIGVNYGRIANNLPSASKVIKLLKSSGIDRVKVYDSDPAVLRALSNSGIKVTIDLPNEQLRSAATRNSYAAVWVLRNVVAYYPHTLIEAIAVGNEVFVDPHNTTTYLVPAMRNIHNALVKYGLASKIKVSSPIALSALGNSYPCSAGSFRSELVEPVFKPMMEFLRETGSSLMVNAYPIFAYQANSDVISFDYALFRENPGVVDSGTGFRYFNLFDAQIDAVFAAMSALKYDDIPIIVTETGWPSKGDSMELGASVENAAAYNGNLVRRILTGGGTPLRPKAELTVFLFALFNENKKPGPTSERNYGLFYPTQKKVYSIPLTLKEVKSWKDVKGNGPAVVTPVVSPATGGSRTAGKVTVKETWCVANGEMGEAKLQAALDFACGEGQADCHPIQEGSTCYDPNTLEAHASYAFNSFYQKNNRKMGSCDFEGAAFVVSQPPRFGKCDFPTGY, translated from the exons ATGGACCGTCTCACCATATCCTCTCTCCTCCTCATCCTACTCCTCCCATTTCTATCCCTTTCAG AAGGAGGATCAATCGGAGTGAACTATGGAAGAATAGCAAACAACCTACCCTCTGCATCAAAAGTCATCAAACTCCTCAAATCCAGTGGCATTGACAGAGTCAAAGTCTATGACTCCGACCCGGCTGTCCTCCGTGCCCTCTCCAACTCCGGCATTAAGGTCACCATCGACCTCCCTAACGAGCAGCTCCGCTCCGCCGCTACTCGCAACTCATACGCCGCCGTCTGGGTTCTTCGTAATGTGGTTGCGTACTACCCACACACACTCATTGAAGCCATAGCAGTCGGGAATGAGGTGTTTGTGGACCCACACAACACCACCACTTACCTCGTTCCCGCCATGAGAAATATCCATAATGCCCTTGTCAAGTACGGGCTCGCCTCTAAAATCAAGGTGTCTTCCCCAATTGCCCTCAGCGCACTGGGAAACTCATACCCTTGTTCCGCCGGTTCATTCCGGTCCGAGTTGGTTGAACCGGTTTTTAAACCCATGATGGAGTTTCTCCGGGAAACCGGGTCTTCTTTAATGGTGAATGCTTACCCCATTTTTGCTTACCAAGCAAACAGCGACGTCATCTCGTTTGATTATGCTCTTTTTAGGGAGAATCCTGGCGTGGTGGATTCCGGGACTGGGTTCAGATACTTCAACCTCTTCGACGCCCAAATCGACGCGGTATTCGCCGCAATGTCAGCGCTCAAGTACGACGATATTCCCATCATAGTGACGGAAACTGGTTGGCCGTCGAAGGGAGATTCCATGGAACTCGGTGCGTCGGTTGAGAATGCCGCAGCTTACAACGGTAACCTTGTCCGTCGGATTCTTACCGGCGGTGGGACTCCTTTACGGCCCAAGGCGGAACTCACGGTATTCCTCTTTGCTCTCTTTAACGAGAACAAGAAGCCCGGGCCTACTTCGGAGAGAAACTACGGGTTATTCTACCCGACCCAGAAGAAGGTTTACAGCATTCCGTTGACGTTAAAGGAAGTGAAGAGTTGGAAGGATGTTAAAGGAAACGGTCCGGCGGTAGTTACTCCGGTGGTGAGTCCGGCGACAGGAGGTAGTAGGACGGCGGGGAAGGTGACGGTTAAGGAGACGTGGTGTGTGGCGAATGGGGAAATGGGGGAGGCTAAGCTGCAAGCAGCTCTAGATTTCGCGTGTGGGGAAGGACAAGCTGATTGCCATCCGATTCAAGAGGGTTCCACGTGTTATGATCCTAATACATTGGAGGCCCACGCTTCGTATGCTTTCAATAGTTTTTATCAGAAGAACAACCGTAAGATGGGTTCTTGCGACTTTGAAGGGGCTGCCTTTGTGGTGTCTCAGCCACCTA GATTTGGAAAATGCGACTTTCCAACAGGATATTAA